Within the Senegalia massiliensis genome, the region TACTTGACCTCATTGTGCTACTGCCAAGCAATACCTTTCGGAGAAAGGTGTAGAATATGAGGAAAAAAACGTACAAACTGATCCATCAGCAAGAAAGGAACTAATCCAAAAAGGATATATGGGAGTTCCAGTAATAATAGTAGATGGAGAAGAAATGGTAGGCTTCGATAAGAATAGATTAGAAGAATTACTATAAGAACATAGATAAAACCTATAGGTAATAATATACCTATAGGTTTTTTTGATATTTAAAATAATTTTATGTGGTATCATAATAAATATAGGATTTGACAATTATACCCCTATGGGGTATAATGTTGTTAATGAAATTTAAGGAGGTAATTTATATGAAAAATGTAAC harbors:
- a CDS encoding glutaredoxin family protein translates to MANVTIYTSNTUPHCATAKQYLSEKGVEYEEKNVQTDPSARKELIQKGYMGVPVIIVDGEEMVGFDKNRLEELL